From the Candidatus Baltobacteraceae bacterium genome, the window GGTGTCGATCGATCCCGCGATGCTGATCTACTTGGATAACTCCAAGAACGACGCGTCGCACCCCAACGAAAACTACGCGCGCGAATTGATGGAACTCTTCACGCTGGGGGTCGATCACTACACCGAAGCGGACGTGCGCGAGTCGGCGCGGGCCTGGACGGGCTGGAAGCTGCGGCGCATGGGCGGCCAAGCGTTTTTTCAAGCGGGCGCGCACGATAACGGTACGAAGACGTTTCTGGGTCGCACCGGGAACTTCGACGGGCGCGCGATCGTCGACACGATCTTTAGCCAGCCGCAATGCGCGAAGTTTTTCGCGAGCAGCTTGCTCAATGCGTTCGTCTACAATAATCCGGAGCCCGAGTTGGTAGACGCGGTCGCGGGATTGATTGCCAAGCACGACTACTCGCTCGCGCCGGTCATGTCTGCCTTGCTGCAGAGCAACGTGTTTTACTCGCCGCGCGCGTACCGGGCACTCGTAAAAAGTCCGGTGGAATATCTCGTCGGCACCTACAAAGCGCTGGGCCTCACGCAGATCGATCCGAGCGCGCTGCGGGCGCTCAACCAAATGGGGCAGATCCTGTTCTATCCGCCCAACGTTGCCGGTTGGCCGGGCGGCTCGAACTGGCTTACGAGCCAAACCACGATCGCGCGCGAAAATTTCGTCGCCGGTTTGGTGAACTCGCCGATGATGAGCGGCGATACGTGGCTCACGAGCCTTCCGATGAAGGCGCTGCCGGCCGCGCAGGCGCTCGTAAGTACGATCCTGCACGGCGACTCGTCGCCGCGCGGCATCGCGCAGATCGCCGACTATCTCAACGGCGTCAACACCTCGGCGCTCGGTATGCTCTCCGGCGAAAATTACGCCGAACGCGTCCGCGGAGCCGCCTACCTCACGATGGCCATGCCCGCGTACCAATTAAGCTAGCAGCACTGTCCTTCGACAAGCTCAGGATGACAATATGAAACGATCGAAATTTTTACTTGGTGCGTGTAGCGGGTTGACGGTGGTCGCCGGTACGCAGAGCGTGTTTGCGCGAGCGCTGGCGGCGGCGCCGCTGCCGGGGCTGCCGGGCGGCAGCGACCGGGTGCTGGTAATCGTCAATCTGCAGGGCGGCAACGACGGCTTGAACTGCGTCGTGCCGCACGGCGATCCGGCCTACTACCAATTGCGCCAGCGCATCGGGATCCCACAGAGCCAAGTGCTTTCGATCGACAGTCACGTCGGCCTCAACCCGACGATGAAATCGTTCAAAGATATGTACGATAAGGGCCTCGTCGCGATCGTTCAGGGCGTTGGGTATCCCAACCCCGATCACTCGCACTTCCGCTCGACCGAGATTTGGCAGACGGCCGCACCGGAACGGTACGAACACACCGGCTGGCTCGGACGCTATCTCGACGACGCGAATCTTCCCGCGAACAATCTCTTCAACGGGATCGCGCTCTCGCAGGTGCTTCCCGAAGTGATGGTCGCCGCCAAGACCGACGTTCCCGCGATCGCACAGTTGCGCGGCTACGGGCTCGTGAGCGATCGCAACACCGCATCGCGACGCACGTATAGCGAACTCGTGAGCGACGACCGGCAGCCGTTTTCTTCCCCGTATCTCGCGCACGTCGCCGAGATCGAAGATCACGCGCAGAAGGGCTCGCAAGAGTTGCCCAAGCTCATCGGCGGCTACACGACGACCGCATCGTATCCGGCGACACCGCTCGGCCGCAGCCTCGCGCTCGCCGCGCAGATCGTGGGCAGCAAAACCGGCACGCGCGTGCTCTATCTGCAGCATGGATCGTTCGACACGCACATCAATCAAAAAGCCACGCAGGACCGGTTGCTCGGCGAACTCTCGGATGCGATGAAGGCGTTTTACGACGATCTCGCGGCTCACGGCAACGACAAACGCGTGCTCACGATGACGTTCTCCGAATTCGGCCGCCGTCTGGGCGAAAATGCCAGCGCCGGAACCGATCACGGCGAGGCTTCGCCGCTCTTTCTGATCGGCGGCGGCGTTAAGGGCGGAATGTACGGCAGCTATCCGGATCTTACCAACACGAGCGACGGGAATCTGCGCTTCACAACCGACTTCCGCCAAGTCTATGCAACCGTACTCGAACGCTGGCTCGGCCGCCCGTCGGCGCCGATCCTCCAGGGGCACTTTCCGGGCATCGCAGCGCTCGCGTAGGCGAGCCGCAGGGCGCGCGGCGCGCTTCGTGCAATCTCGCGGGCGACGTGAACTCGATTCTTTTTCTCGGCACGGGCGGCGCGCGCTTCGTTGTCGCGCGCCAGATTCGCGCATCCGGCGGGATGTGGATGACCTTCGGCGCGACGCAGATCCACGTCGATCCCGGCCCCGGCGCCCTGGTGCGCGCCCTCTCGCACGTGCCGGCCTGCAATCCGCGCGAACTGGATGCCGTCGCGCTCTCGCACAAGCATCTCGATCATTCCAACGACGTCAACATCATGATCGAAGCCATGACCTCCGGCGGCTTCGTCAAGCGCGGCGTTCTGCTCGCGCCCGAAGATGCGCTTTCCGGCGAACCGGTCGTCTTTCCGTACGCGCAGCGATTCGTAGAACGCGTGGAGACGCTGCGCGAGCGCGGCGGCCCCTACCGCATCAACGACGTCGAGATTCGCACCTCGATCGCGCACGTGCACGCCGTCCAGACGTACGGCCTGCACTTTCGCCACGAGGGCCGCACGGTCTCGTATCTGCCCTGCGGGCGTTTTTTTGACGGTCTGATCGCCGACTATCGCGAGCACGCGCCCGACGTGCTGATTCTCAACGTGCTGCGTTTTCGCGACAGCATGAACGTGGATCACCTCACCTTCGATCAAGCGCGCGAGATTATCGCCGGCGTGCGGCCGAAGGTGGCCGTGCTGCAGCACTTCGGAACCAAGATGCTCGAAGCGAACCCGGCGCGGCTCGCGCGAGATCTTGAAACGGAGCTCGGTTTACGAGTGATCGCGGCGCGCGACAATTTGTTGCTCGACGTGGAGACCGAGATCGCAGCGCATGCCGATTGAGATCGCCCGCGTGCGCCCCGACGCACTCGAGCCGTTCTTTCGCGCGAACGAACGCGAAGCGCTGCGCACGTTCTACAACTTTAGCGTGGTCTGGCACGAGGAACGCTACCAGCTAGCCGCGCGCGACGGCGAGACGATCGCAGGCGGCGTGCAGATTCGCGTCGCCGCATCGCTCGCACAGGTCGAGACGATCGTCGTACTGCCCGAGTTTCGGCTCCGCGGCATCGGCCGCGACCTGCTCTCGCAGGCCGCCGACCTAGCGAAGTACTACAACTGCCACAAAATGTTCGTCGCCGTTCCGCACGCAAGCCCCGCCCAACGCTTCTTCGAACGCTGCGACTACCACCAAGAAGCCGTCCTCCCCCAACACACCTTCAAACTCGACATAGCCCTCCTCCGAAAATTCCTACTCTAGCCCCCATAACAAAAAAGAGCAGAGAGCGGCGCAGCAAACATTTTTTGTCATCCTGAGCTTGTCGAAGGACAACGCACCGAACAAGCTCATGCACCGAACAAACTCATGCTTCGACAAGCTCAGCATGACAAAAAAACAAGAGGAGAGAGCGGCGCAGCAAGCATTTGTTGTCATCCTGAGCTTGTCGAAGGACGACGCACCGAACCCGCTCATGCTTCGACAAGCTCATGCATGACAAAAAAAACAAGAGGAGAGAGCGGCGCAGCAAGCATTTTTTGTCATCCTGAGCTTGTCGAAGGACGACGCACCGAACAAACTCATGCACCCAACAAGCTCATGCTTCGACAAGCTCAGCATGACAACAAAAAAAGGTTACGGGCGGCGGTGTGGGTGGGCGAAGTTGGGGAAACGGGGGTGGGGGCCGTGCAGCAGCGCGGCGCGGCGGGACATGAGTTGATCCATCGAATGCCATTGCGTGCCGACGCGGTTGCGATGCTGCGCGAAGGCGCCGTCGTAGAGGTAGACGGCGCCGGTTCCGGCGCTCGCGGTTACGACCGGTCCGTTCGAGCCGAGCGTCGCCTGCTGGTCGTTGCCGCCGCCCGAGAAGTTCGCTTTGCGATTGAAGCTCGAGAAGATGCGCCCGCTCGAACTGTGGGCGCCGATCTGCGCGTTGCCCGAACCGACGCCGAGCGCGACGTTTCCGTACAGCGATTCAAAATGCGCGAGTCCCGGCTCGAACGTGCCGTTGTCGTAAACGATCGTGCCCGCAATCGACGAGACTTGAATCTGCTTGGTGTGGCAACGCTCGAAGAAGATGTTCCCCATCGCGGTGCGGGCGTGCAATTGATCGAACGACGAGTCCACCGCAAAGATCGGACCGCGCACCGCTTCGGCGTACCCGTTTCCGGCGACGTTTTGCATGAGGATCGCGCCGCCGAAGACGCCGAGCACGAAGGTGCCCGTGCGATAGTTCTGCAGCGAGATTCTTCCGCGGCCGACGCGCGCAACGATGAGCGCCGTCGATGCCGGTACTGAAATCTGCACGTCGACCGGATCGGTCGAGGTGGACCGGATTGCGACGCCTTGGTGATCGTTCGTGGGGACGGAGGTCAGCGGGAATTCGTTGGCGGGCAAGGCCACCGGGCCGTTGGGACTATTGATCGTTCGCGCGAGAAAGACGATCGGCGTATTCAGTTGCCGGGCGACGGCGGGGGCGCCGTACTCTTTGACCTCGACGCCGGCGGGCGCGCTAATGCCGATCTCGCTTCGATCCCAGGTTTTGATGGTGACGGTTCCGGCGCGTACCTGCACCTTGAGAACCGGCGAACTACCGGCATCGACGGTCTGCGGTGCGGGCGCGGCCGTCTGCGCGCTCGCGTTCGTACGCGGCGCAAGAAGACCCAATAGCAATGCAAGGACGACGGCGACTGCCGTGACGCCTCGCGAGGGAGCCCGTTCGTGCACGTTCTTATTGTACGTAAAGCGCTCGCGAATCGGCATGAGAATCAGGATAAATTACGATTCGCGGTCGTCGAGCCGCGGGAAACGGGCTCGCAGGAGCGCTCCGCCGCCCGGCGCCTGCTCGGCCTCCACCCGGCCGCCGTGGACCCGCGCGATCGACCGCACGATGGCCAGGCCGAGCCCCGTTCCGGGCACGGCGCGGTTGCGGGATTTATCGGCGCGATAGAAGCGGTCGAAAACGAACGGCAGTTCGTCGCTTGCGATGCCGGGCCCGGTATCGCTGACTTCAACGATCCCCTCGCGTTCGGTCGCCGTGACGCGCACCGTCACGCCGCCGGCATCGGTAAATTTGATCGCGTTGTCGATCAGATTGCTGATCAGCTGGCGCAGCAAGCTGGCGTCGCCGAGCACGATGGGGCGGCTCGCGCCGCTTTCCAGATGCAGCGTCAACCCTTTCTCCGTCGCACGCTGCGACGTGCCGGCAATCGCGTCGCTCGCCACTGCGGCCAGCGACATCGGCTCGCGCGCGATCGCGTCGCCCGAATCGGCTTTGGCAAGCGTGAGCATACCGCTCACCATGCTCGCGAGCGAGGCGCTCTCGTCGACGATCGTCTCCAAACTCTCGCGCCGAATCTCTTCGTCGCGATCGCCCCAGCGCACGAGCATCTGGGCATTCGCATTGATCGAGGTCAGCGGCGTCTTCAATTCGTGGGATGCATCGGATATAAACTGCCGCTCTCGCGCGAACGCCTCTTCGAGACGCGCGAGCAGTTCGTCGAACGTTTCCGCGAGGCGTCCGATCTCGTCTTGCCGATTCTTCCATTTCACGCGGCGATTGAGCCGGTCGGAACCGATCTCCCGCATCGCGCGGGCCAGCTCGTTGATCGGATTCACCGCCTGCGACGCCAAGATCGCCGAGAGTGCGATGACGGCGAGCACGGCGATCGCGATGATGATGGTGAGGCCCTGACGCGTCTGCATGAAGGCGCGGCGCAATTGATCGAGCGGCTCGCCGACGTGTACGACCAGCCGCGTTGGCCCGGCGACGAAGAGTTCGCTTTCCACCAAGAACGGGCCGCGCTGCGTGAGCTCCTGCGCGAAGCTCTTGGAGTGTCTTGGAGTTAGCCCCGTGGCCGGCGCAAAACGCATCGAGCCCATATTCGAACTCTTCGCCAGTTGATAGCCGTGCGCGTTGTCGACTTGAATGAAGCTGCTCGGCGACGACCATCGTTCGAGATTCTGACTTGCGAGAATCGCCGAGAGCGGAACCGACGTATCTTGAAGCACGAACGCGTTGGGCGAAGGCAGCGTCGCAATCTCGATCTCCTGCATCGTGCGGTTGACCTCGCGCGTGGCCTGTTCGAGCAGAATCGCTTGAAACCGAAATGCGATGACGAAACCGACCACGATAATGACCGCAATAAGCAGCGCCGCATACCACGACGCAATCCGCCAACGCAAAGACCGCACCCTAAACCCTCACATCGAGCTCACGCATCGCCAACTCGTCCTTCGACGAGCTCAGGATGACAGGGCAGCAACGCGCGCCATCGCTCCCCCGTTTGTCATCCTGAGCCTGTCGAAGGACGGAGCCTGTCGAAGGATGGAGTTTGTCGTAGATGACAAGGCTAGTCTTTTATGGTGTAGCCGACGCCGCGTACGGTGCTGATCAGTTTTTGGTCGAAGCCGTCGTCGATTTTGCCGCGCAGGTAGCGGATGTAGACGTCGATGAGGTTGGAGTCGCCTAAGAAGTCGCTGCCCCAGACGCCGTTGAAGAGTTCGTCGCGCGAGTGGACTTTGTTGCGATGCAGCAAGAGATATTCGAGCAGCGCGTATTCCTTTGCGGTCAGGTTGACGGCTTGGCCGGCGCGGGTGACCTCGTGGCGATCGCGATCCATCACCAGATCGCGATAGTCGATCACGTTGCTAGCCGGGTTGCGCTCGCGAAGCCGCGCGCGAATGCGCGCCAGCAGTTCTTCGGTGGAGAACGGTTTGGTGAGGTAGTCGTCGGCGCCCATATCGAGCCCCGCGACGCGCTCGGGGACGCGATCCTTGGCGGTGAGCATGATGATCGGCACGCGGCTTTTAGCGCGGACGCGCTTGCAGACTTCCATGCCGTCCATCTTGGGCAGCATCAGATCGAGGACGATCAAATCGGGTTCTTTAAGCGCGCGTTCGAGCCCGGCGAGTCCGTCGCGCGCGGTTTCGACCGTGTAGCCTTCGTGTTCGAGTTCGAGTTGTAAAACGCGATTGATCGCGGCGTCGTCTTCGATGACGAGAATTCGAAATTGCTGCGCGGTTTTCTCCATACCCCCGATTATCGGCTAGTACGGCGCTGCGGTACAGGCAATGAGATGAAGGTTGCCTGAGAAATCCAGAACGAGGCGGCGCCGCCGACCGCGATCCACAGCAGCGTCGCCGGTTGGGTGATCGCATCGAAGGCGCTCGCGCTGAGCGATGTGAACGACGCGATGATCGTATTGGCCGCGCCTCCGGCGACCAGGAAGCCGGCCCAGACCATCACGGCGATAATGGCGCCGAGCGTCCAC encodes:
- a CDS encoding DUF1800 domain-containing protein — translated: ALRPYAGPWNARLAAHLLRRAGFGGSPTEIERLAGQTMHAAVESTIHFPSTANLPAPEDAYDPSSDLLSFYRGGGFRSADETAKREFRKGLRKKERQSILSLQSWWLNRMLATPAPLQEKMAFYFHGHFTTAAIQKGVSPAMVYAQNQLFRDNALGNLRDLTWKVSIDPAMLIYLDNSKNDASHPNENYARELMELFTLGVDHYTEADVRESARAWTGWKLRRMGGQAFFQAGAHDNGTKTFLGRTGNFDGRAIVDTIFSQPQCAKFFASSLLNAFVYNNPEPELVDAVAGLIAKHDYSLAPVMSALLQSNVFYSPRAYRALVKSPVEYLVGTYKALGLTQIDPSALRALNQMGQILFYPPNVAGWPGGSNWLTSQTTIARENFVAGLVNSPMMSGDTWLTSLPMKALPAAQALVSTILHGDSSPRGIAQIADYLNGVNTSALGMLSGENYAERVRGAAYLTMAMPAYQLS
- a CDS encoding DUF1501 domain-containing protein; amino-acid sequence: MKRSKFLLGACSGLTVVAGTQSVFARALAAAPLPGLPGGSDRVLVIVNLQGGNDGLNCVVPHGDPAYYQLRQRIGIPQSQVLSIDSHVGLNPTMKSFKDMYDKGLVAIVQGVGYPNPDHSHFRSTEIWQTAAPERYEHTGWLGRYLDDANLPANNLFNGIALSQVLPEVMVAAKTDVPAIAQLRGYGLVSDRNTASRRTYSELVSDDRQPFSSPYLAHVAEIEDHAQKGSQELPKLIGGYTTTASYPATPLGRSLALAAQIVGSKTGTRVLYLQHGSFDTHINQKATQDRLLGELSDAMKAFYDDLAAHGNDKRVLTMTFSEFGRRLGENASAGTDHGEASPLFLIGGGVKGGMYGSYPDLTNTSDGNLRFTTDFRQVYATVLERWLGRPSAPILQGHFPGIAALA
- a CDS encoding MBL fold metallo-hydrolase, with amino-acid sequence MNSILFLGTGGARFVVARQIRASGGMWMTFGATQIHVDPGPGALVRALSHVPACNPRELDAVALSHKHLDHSNDVNIMIEAMTSGGFVKRGVLLAPEDALSGEPVVFPYAQRFVERVETLRERGGPYRINDVEIRTSIAHVHAVQTYGLHFRHEGRTVSYLPCGRFFDGLIADYREHAPDVLILNVLRFRDSMNVDHLTFDQAREIIAGVRPKVAVLQHFGTKMLEANPARLARDLETELGLRVIAARDNLLLDVETEIAAHAD
- a CDS encoding GNAT family N-acetyltransferase, encoding MPIEIARVRPDALEPFFRANEREALRTFYNFSVVWHEERYQLAARDGETIAGGVQIRVAASLAQVETIVVLPEFRLRGIGRDLLSQAADLAKYYNCHKMFVAVPHASPAQRFFERCDYHQEAVLPQHTFKLDIALLRKFLL
- a CDS encoding HAMP domain-containing sensor histidine kinase, which encodes MRWRIASWYAALLIAVIIVVGFVIAFRFQAILLEQATREVNRTMQEIEIATLPSPNAFVLQDTSVPLSAILASQNLERWSSPSSFIQVDNAHGYQLAKSSNMGSMRFAPATGLTPRHSKSFAQELTQRGPFLVESELFVAGPTRLVVHVGEPLDQLRRAFMQTRQGLTIIIAIAVLAVIALSAILASQAVNPINELARAMREIGSDRLNRRVKWKNRQDEIGRLAETFDELLARLEEAFARERQFISDASHELKTPLTSINANAQMLVRWGDRDEEIRRESLETIVDESASLASMVSGMLTLAKADSGDAIAREPMSLAAVASDAIAGTSQRATEKGLTLHLESGASRPIVLGDASLLRQLISNLIDNAIKFTDAGGVTVRVTATEREGIVEVSDTGPGIASDELPFVFDRFYRADKSRNRAVPGTGLGLAIVRSIARVHGGRVEAEQAPGGGALLRARFPRLDDRES
- a CDS encoding response regulator transcription factor, translated to MEKTAQQFRILVIEDDAAINRVLQLELEHEGYTVETARDGLAGLERALKEPDLIVLDLMLPKMDGMEVCKRVRAKSRVPIIMLTAKDRVPERVAGLDMGADDYLTKPFSTEELLARIRARLRERNPASNVIDYRDLVMDRDRHEVTRAGQAVNLTAKEYALLEYLLLHRNKVHSRDELFNGVWGSDFLGDSNLIDVYIRYLRGKIDDGFDQKLISTVRGVGYTIKD